The Agelaius phoeniceus isolate bAgePho1 chromosome 4, bAgePho1.hap1, whole genome shotgun sequence genome includes a region encoding these proteins:
- the UBOX5 gene encoding RING finger protein 37, whose amino-acid sequence MVINVCLPQFKPRIHCNKISADGYEVENLISEDLARRNRGFRSEYFIKPPVHVTISFPFNVEICRINIDISSGGYQTFSGLEIYTSTSCNKTSWQSPEGQCSGLAGQPVSDKDTFTLVGKAVLKNQSKVTFGHRGFKPRPPFHQMENVFSYPGSVSQDLWNKGPASLSNVSHLKICITHVAGGGLPSIKRLEVWGQPAKSCPQEVIEGVFQVASQFLAQDVGSLKPELWTPMESDCVPFSANEQQTLHKLVDVVQDIPEEFLDPITLEIMTLPMLLPSGKVIDQSTLEKCNRSEASWGRVPSDPFTGVAFSQHSQPLPHPTLKARIDHFLLQHSIPGTNLLGRAHSSESLVPSSITMSSLKRKMDCMDQGSLQPPYFSATNLLVTSTSENSAKKMKTDSDSHLIQMDCSTELVSHEQKLSESLDTALTSALSSMPSFTAKLMKSQQQAPGEGGCSTSWSLGTALEHGRSPQSQGCASCGKSFSCYFKAEPVYQLPCGHLLCRPCLAEPRAPASPIHCGSCKRAAATHDVRRVHF is encoded by the exons ATGGTAATAAACGTCTGTCTCCCACAGTTCAAGCCAAGAATTCACTGCAACAAG ATCTCTGCTGATGGCTACGAGGTGGAGAACCTGATCTCCGAGGACCTGGCCAGGAGGAACCGCGGTTTCCGCAGCGAGTACTTCATCAAACCCCCGGTGCACGTCAccatctccttccccttcaACGTGGAGATCTGCAGGATCAACATTGACATCTCCTCTGGGGGCTACCAGACCTTCTCTGGCCTGGAAATTTACACCTCTACCTCATGCAACAAAACCTCttggcagagccctgaggggcagtgCTCAGGTCTGGCCGGGCAGCCTGTGTCGGACAAGGACACCTTCACCCTGGTGGGCAAAGCTGTCCTAAAAAATCAGAGCAAAGTGACTTTTGGCCACAGAGGCTTCAAGCCCAGGCCTCCCTTCCATCAGATGGAAAATGTCTTCTCCTACCCCGGCTCGGTGTCCCAAGATCTCTGGAACAAAGGGCCGGCCTCGCTCAGCAACGTGTCCCACCTGAAAATCTGCATCACCCACGTGGCCGGGGGGGGCCTGCCCAGCATCAAGAGGCTGGAGGTGTGGGGACAGCCTGCCAAGTCCTGCCCACAGGAGGTCATCGAGGGGGTCTTCCAGGTGGCCTCCCAGTTCCTGGCCCAGGACGTCGGCAGCCTCAAGCCGGAGCTGTGGACGCCGATGGAGAGCGACTGCGTCCCCTTCAGTGCCAACGAGCAGCAGACCCTGCACAAGCTGGTGGACGTTGTCCAAGACATCCCTGAAGAATTCCTGGACCCCATCACTCTGGAGATCATGACTCtacccatgctcctgccctctgGGAAGGTGATTGACCAGAGCACCCTGGAGAAGTGCAACCGCAGCGAGGCGTCCTGGGGCCGCGTCCCCAGCGATCCCTTCACGGGCGTGGCCTTCAGccagcactcccagcccctACCTCACCCCACCCTCAAGGCCAGGATAGACCacttcctgctgcagcacagcatccctggcaccaacctgctgggcagggctcactCCTCGGAGAGCCTGGTGCCCTCCTCCATCACCATGTCCtctctgaaaaggaaaatggacTGCATGGATCAGGGCTCCCTGCAGCCGCCCTATTTTTCTGCTACAAACTTACTTGTCACTTCTACCTCAGAGAACAGTgctaaaaaaatgaaaactgacaGTGATTCCCACTTGATCCAGATGGACTGTTCCACAG AGCTGGTGTCCCACGAGCAGAAGCTGTCGGAGAGCTTGGACACTGCCCTGACCTCAGCTCTCAGCTCCATGCCCTCCTTCACAGCCAAGCTGATGAAGAGCCAGCAGCAGGCTCCAGGAGAGGGGGGCTGCAGCACTTCCTggagcctgggcacagcccttg AGCACGgcaggagcccccagagccagggctgtgcttccTGTGGCAAATCCTTCTCCTGCTACTTCAAGGCCGAGCCCGTGTACCAGCTCCCCTGCGGGCACCTCCTGTGCCGGCCCTGCCTGGCCGAGCCCCGGGCTCCAGCATCCCCCATCCACTGCGGGAGCTGCAAGAGGGCAGCAGCCACTCACGACGTCAGGAGGGTTCATTTCTGA
- the FASTKD5 gene encoding FAST kinase domain-containing protein 5, mitochondrial: protein MATVLMCRRLPRLSRVTAISTTAKRGSSKSKKEKRDKPGAGKTGTQSGATIQLLKPQDYRVLYNPAAYAKGRAGSQQHGDRDSSQALGDTFTSPGTAQAPQTLPTASSQALSPVRSALPKSKSVLLEQSRLYKEEAEKEKREVHDSKEDPRTFHKGRPEYRALTCDSTEPAQPLPAEEGDWILQSVAGCEGSPGLLTDYFLKLSRLPAERRAALGSDAGFSALCRRAVTSIRLFSTPDLIHVLKACVPLAVPASHPLLNACEAEFCRRAWDMGLEQLLLVADCWRCLDRSVPSYLGILFSYANLHWKDLTLPQFVQLLYIIGEGRRSPADLAQKVESTILKHLDSFTLEELGAICLGLFKSLSGISEHVMRRIADRVSLQMEDMSTYALVNVLKMLRYTRMDHLPLMRELGRVIPARIPATNIQGIMHITLTYSSLHFFDEDVLAAVATSLPSKVSYCRSKDAAKFLWSFGCLDYEPPNEEEFYSSLIKQLHAKLHEFSKFPEHLLTALLGLAFVKRFPEELIDFALREEFVQKTRGSKYELNKDLFTLGKSVEIECPTYQGSHLTPQLCQEFTEMVSSFAEREIYVRPEIVEATSLLESILGGPEYVKNHMILPHTRSSDLEVRLSVDGRPIPFNFKDPVAARKLRDMGVNLTDDLMSQLIQGRAHNQSPTEVGNESRIPSQERGDTTGMGGALPTGATSQAEPKAGLWQPGEVRLALQVSNRNHFCYGSRRLLGLHCLKRRQLRLLGYAVVELPFWEWFPLLKRTRSEKLSYLHYKVFCPALLTRAA from the coding sequence ATGGCTACGGTGCTAATGTGCCGAAGAttgcccaggctgagcagggtgaCAGCGATTTCCACCACAGCCAAGCGTGGGAGCAGCaaaagcaagaaggaaaagagagataAACCAGGAGCAGGCAAGACTGGGACTCAATCAGGGGCTACAATCCAGCTGCTGAAGCCACAGGACTACAGAGTGCTGTACAATCCAGCTGCCTATGCcaaaggcagggctggctcccagcagcacggggatagggacagcagccaggccctgggTGACACGttcaccagccctggcactgcacaggCTCCACAGACACTCCCCACTGCCTCTTCCCAAGCTTTGTCACCTGTCAGGAGTGCCCTGCCCAAGTCCAAGTCCgtgctcctggagcagagcaggctgtaCAAGGAGGAAGCAGAGAAGGAGAAGCGGGAAGTGCACGACTCCAAGGAGGACCCGCGCACGTTCCACAAGGGCAGGCCTGAGTACAGAGCTCTCACCTGTGACAGCactgagccagcacagcccctccctgcagagGAAGGGGACTGGATTTTACAGAGTGTGGCTGGCTgtgagggcagccctgggcttcTCACAGATTATTTCCTCAAGCTGAGCCGTTTGCCGGCGGAGCGCCGCGCGGCGCTGGGGTCGGACGCCGGGTTCAGCGCCCTGTGTCGCCGAGCTGTCACCTCCATCAGGCTGTTCAGCACCCCAGATCTCATCCACGTTTTAAAGGCTTGTGTCCCTTTGGCCGTGCCAGCCTCCCACCCCCTGCTCAACGCGTGCGAGGCCGAGTTCTGCCGGCGGGCGTGGGAcatgggcctggagcagctgctgctggtggcggATTGCTGGCGCTGCCTGGACCGCAGCGTGCCCTCCTACCTGGGCATTCTGTTCAGCTATGCCAACCTGCACTGGAAGGACCTCACCCTGCCCCAGTTTGTGCAGCTCCTTTACATCATCGGCGAAGGCCGGAGGTCGCCCGCGGACTTGGCGCAGAAGGTGGAGAGCACCATCCTGAAGCACTTGGACTCCTTCACCTTGGAGGAGCTGGGTGCCATCTGCTTGGGGCTCTTCAAGTCCCTCAGTGGGATTTCTGAGCACGTCATGAGGAGGATTGCAGACAGGGTGTCCCTGCAGATGGAGGACATGAGCACCTACGCCTTGGTGAACGTGCTCAAGATGCTGCGCTACACCCGCATGGACCACCTGCCCctgatgagggagctgggcagggtgaTTCCTGCTCGGATCCCTGCCACAAACATCCAGGGCATCATGCACATCACTCTCACCTACTCATCCCTGCACTTCTTTGATGAGGATGTTTTGGCTGCTGTTGCCACCTCGTTGCCTTCCAAGGTGTCCTACTGCCGGAGCAAGGACGCTGCCAAATTCCTGTGGTCGTTTGGGTGCCTGGACTATGAACCTCCCAACGAGGAGGAGTTTTACTCCAGCCTGATAAAGCAATTGCATGCAAAACTCCACGAGTTTAGCAAGTTTCCAGAGCATCTCCTTACTGCTCTGCTTGGCCTGGCTTTTGTCAAACGCTTCCCAGAGGAGCTGATAGACTTTGCTTTGAGGGAGGAGTTTGTCCAGAAAACCAGAGGTAGCAAATATGAGCTCAACAAGGACCTGTTCACCCTTGGTAAGAGCGTTGAAATCGAGTGCCCCACCTACCAAGGCAGCCACCTCACGCCTCAGCTTTGTCAGGAGTTCACTGAGATGGTCTCAAGCTTTGCAGAGAGGGAAATCTACGTCAGGCCTGAAATTGTGGAAGCCACATCCCTCCTGGAGAGCATATTGGGAGGCCCTGAGTATGTGAAGAACCACATGATCCTGCCCCACACCAGGTCCAGCGACCTGGAGGTGCGCTTGTCCGTGGATGGACGTCCCATCCCTTTCAACTTCAAGGACCCTGTGGCAGCCAGGAAGCTGAGAGACATGGGAGTTAATCTGACAGATGATTTAATGTCTCAGCTCATACAGGGGAGAGCTCATAACCAGAGTCCCACAGAGGTGGGGAATGAATCCAGGATTCCCAGTCAGGAGAGAGGGGACACAACGGGTATGGGCGGAGCCCTTCCTACAGGTGCCACATCACAGGCTGAGCCTAAagcagggctctggcagcctggggaggtgAGGCTGGCCCTGCAGGTGTCCAACAGGAACCACTTCTGCTACGGCTCCAGgcggctgctggggctgcactgccTGAAGCGGCGGCAGCTGCGGCTGCTGGGCTACGCCGTGGTGGAGCTGCCCTTCTGGGAGTGGTTCCCTCTGCTCAAGCGCACGCGCTCCGAGAAGCTCAGCTACCTCCACTACAAAGTCttctgcccagcactgctcacCAGGGCTGCctag